A DNA window from Pyrus communis chromosome 3, drPyrComm1.1, whole genome shotgun sequence contains the following coding sequences:
- the LOC137729008 gene encoding prohibitin-1, mitochondrial-like produces MNFKNVNVKVPKVPGGGAISALLIGGLGLYGAANSLYNVEGGHRAIVFNRIVGVKDKVYPEGTHLIIPWFERPIIYDVRARPHLVESTSGSRDLQMVKIGLRVLTRPLPDQLPTVYRTLGENYNERVLPSIVHETLKAVVAQYNASQLITQRETVSREIRKILTERAANFNIALDDVSITTLTFGKEFTAAIEAKQVAAQEAERAKFVVDKAEQDKKSAIIRAEGEATSAKLIGEAIANNPAFITLRKIEAAREIAHTISNSANKVFLNSDDLLLNLQEMNLDINKKK; encoded by the exons ATGAATTTCAAGAACGTTAATGTTAAGGTTCCGAAAGTTCCCGGTGGTGGTGCAATTTCTGCTTTGCTAATTGGTGGGCTTGGATTGTATGGAGCTGCCAACAGTCTGTACAATGTCGAGGGAGGGCATCGAGCCATTGTGTTCAACCGTATAGTCGGTGTCAAAGACAAG GTTTATCCGGAGGGGACTCACCTTATCATTCCATGGTTTGAGAGGCCAATCATTTATGATGTCCGTGCACGACCTCATCTAGTGGAGAGTACTTCTGGGAGCCGTGATCTCCAAATG GTGAAAATTGGGCTTCGAGTGCTTACTCGACCTTTACCAGACCAGCTGCCTACAGTTTATCGGACTCTTGGTGAGAATTACAATGAGAGAGTCCTTCCTTCTATTGTTCATGAAACTTTGAAAGCTGTTGTTGCACAGTATAATGCTAGTCAACTCATTACTCAGAGAGAG ACTGTTAGTAGGGAAATACGGAAGATTTTGACAGAAAGAGCTGCCAACTTCAACATTGCGCTGGATGATGTGTCAATTACCACCCTCACTTTTGGGAAGGAGTTCACGGCTGCAATTGAGGCCAAACAAGTGGCTGCACAGGAAGCTGAGAGAGCTAAGTTTGTTGTGGACAAGGCTGAACAAGACAAGAAGAGTGCTATCATCAGAGCAGAG GGAGAGGCCACTAGTGCCAAGCTGATTGGTGAAGCTATTGCGAACAATCCAGCATTTATAACACTGAGGAAGATTGAAGCTGCCAGAGAGATTGCGCATACAATCTCAAATTCAGCAAACAAAGTTTTCTTGAACTCGGATGATCTGTTGCTGAACCTTCAGGAGATGAACTTGGATATCAACAAGAAGAAATAG
- the LOC137727602 gene encoding tRNA(His) guanylyltransferase 1-like translates to MANSKYEYVKSYEVNDEVFLPNLIIVRIDGCDFQRISETNDNGSPVRRLRRKSSIVHSKNIADRRFWNKQAHLQKELGSFTKDIEKVEHDYIRSFQFEDKLIPSTWVVVRIDGCHFHRFSEVHEFVKPNDEQAINLMNSCAVAVLQEFQELVFSYGVSDEYRHRICFVSELCRLYHYHLLSHCSCYCSFVLKKDSQFCQRQASEMVSVFVSFFTSMYVMKWKDFFLRKELKYPPCFDGRAVCYPSYEILRDYLSWRQVDCHINNQYNTCFWELVKSGKTKTEAQKAVKGTQTGGKEKLLRQFGIEYNELPVMFRCGSSAFWGTTRIDKNGECNGNSGKRVVVEHCNIIEASFWDALPTILSG, encoded by the exons ATGGCAAACAGTAAATACGAGTATGTCAAGTCGTATGAAGTAAATGACGAGGTTTTCCTGCCCAATTTGATCATTGTTCGAATTGATGGTTGTGATTTTCAAAG AATTTCAGAAACCAATGACAATGGTTCTCCTGTCAGGAGACTTAGGAGAAAGTCAAGCATAGTCCATTCAAAGAATATAGCCGACAGAAGGTTTTGGAACAAGCAAGCCCATCTTCAGAAGGAACTCGGTAGCTTTACAAAGGATATTGAAAAAGTTGAACATGATTATATTAGGTCCTTCCAGTTTGAAGACAAACTGATCCCGTCAACATGGGTTGTAGTTAGGATCGATGGTTGCCATTTCCACAG GTTTTCTGAAGTTCATGAATTTGTGAAGCCGAATGATGAGCAAGCTATCAACCTTATGAATTCTTGTGCAGTGGCTGTTTTACAAGAGTTCCAAGAATTGGTTTTCTCTTATGGAGTCAGTGATGAATACAGGCACAGAATATGTTTCGTATCTGAACTTTGTCGTCTATATCATTATCATCTGTTATCTCATTGTTCCTGTTATTGCAGCTTTGTTTTGAAGAAGGATTCTCAATTCTGTCAAAGGCAAGCCAG TGAGATGGTTTCTGTTTTTGTGTCATTCTTCACTTCCATGTACGTTATGAAATGGAAAGATTTCTTCCTGCGGAAAGAGTTGAAGTACCCTCCTTGTTTTGACGGGCGTGCTGTCTGCTATCCGTCATATGAAATTCTTCGAGATTATCTATCCTGGAGACAAGTCGATT GCCACATTAACAACCAATACAATACTTGTTTCTGGGAGCTTGTTAAGTctggaaaaacaaaaactgaagCTCAGAAGGCCGTAAAG GGTACTCAAACAGGAGGCAAAGAGAAATTGCTTAGGCAATTTGGTATCGAGTACAACGAATTACCGGTCATGTTCCGCTGTGGATCCTCTGCTTTCTGGGGCACCACAAGGATAGACAAAAACGGAGAATGTAATGGGAATTCTGGGAAAAGAGTTGTTGTAGAACATTGTAATATTATTGAAGCAAGCTTTTGGGATGCACTCCCAACAATTCTTTCTGGGTAA